The following nucleotide sequence is from Candidatus Margulisiibacteriota bacterium.
AAAGCCCTGCTCCAAATGACTAACTATTTTCTGTGTTCCTGCGACCCATATTACATGAGTAGCTCCATAGGCATATGCCGGCAACTGGCTTCCGGTCTGAGACGCAATAATAATCTCACCGTTTTCCGTAATGGCATGAACGCTGCCTATAGCCCATTCCGGCGCCGCGCCTATTTTAAGCATTTCTCTGGATTGAGTCTTCCTGTCCATGGCCAGCAATTGTTTCCGCACAGATATATAAGTTGAAGTCTCGGCAAACTCTTTATTTATCCCTATTTGCTCTAATGTTGTAGAAGACATATTCATCACTTCAGCGCCTTGCGGGATTAATTCCATAACCTTGGCTTTGGCCTCTACTCCGCTATTAACAACAAAAACACTTATACCATTTTTTTCCAAATTTGCTATGGAATTTTGAAGACTTTCATTATCCGCCAATTTGTCCCATTCAACCATAATAAATCCCCTTTTTATTTATTATTATATACCACATAATAAACATATATTCCTACGTATTTCTTTTTTATACTGACTTTATGTTACATTTTAGTGCTTCTCCAGAAAAACTTCACCAAAAATTATCGAAATTAAGCAGTTGAAAATATATATATTCGATTCTATAATAGCTTGTCATGAAATTTTTACGTTTTTTTCTGATTTTTATTCTCGCCTTGTTAAGTTTCTCAGACATTAAAGATGACGCCATGAATGCCTTCCAAAATGAGGATTATAAAACAGCGATTCCCATACTTAAAACACTTGCAGCGAAAAATGACCCTGATGCTCAATATAAACTGGGAGAAGCAAGTGAAGAAGGTAAAGGCGTAAAACAAGATTACAAAGAAGCAGCCGTCTGGTATGAAAAGGCTATCAAAAAAAATAACCCCTGGGCTTTTTATAAATTGGGATTATTGTATGAAGAAGGTAAAGGTGTAAAACAAGATTACAAAACCGCTGCCCAATATTATGAAAAAGCCGCAAAACTAAATATATCCTGGGCTCAATATAAGCTGGCAGTTCTTTATGAAAGCGGAAAGGGTGTTAAACAGGATTATGCCACCGCCATACAGCTCTATGAAAAAGCCGCAAACCAGGATAATGACTGGGCGCAATATAATCTGGCAGAGCTTTATGAGTCCGGAAAAGGTATAGAGCGAAATATTCCCAAAGCAGCAGAATATTATGAAATGGCTGCAGAGCAAAAAAATAACTGGGCACAATACAAATTAGGGTTGCTGTACCTGGAAGGAAAAAACGGCATTTCCAAAAACTACGAGAAAGCTGAACAACTTCTGGAAATGGCTGCCAAACAAAATAATCCCTGGGCAGAATTTCAGCTGGCTGTTATTTATCACACCGGCAAAATTGTTACCAGAGACGAGGTACTGGCCCTAAAATGGCTGAATTCCATTAAGGACCAGTCCGTCATCAATCGCAAAGAATATCAGCAGTTATTAACTTCCATAAAAAAAGTTATGTCTGCCGAACAACCCAAAAAAACCAAATCGACTAACTGATACATTACGTTACGGCTTACACTGTTTTTAAATATCTGTTT
It contains:
- a CDS encoding tetratricopeptide repeat protein: MKFLRFFLIFILALLSFSDIKDDAMNAFQNEDYKTAIPILKTLAAKNDPDAQYKLGEASEEGKGVKQDYKEAAVWYEKAIKKNNPWAFYKLGLLYEEGKGVKQDYKTAAQYYEKAAKLNISWAQYKLAVLYESGKGVKQDYATAIQLYEKAANQDNDWAQYNLAELYESGKGIERNIPKAAEYYEMAAEQKNNWAQYKLGLLYLEGKNGISKNYEKAEQLLEMAAKQNNPWAEFQLAVIYHTGKIVTRDEVLALKWLNSIKDQSVINRKEYQQLLTSIKKVMSAEQPKKTKSTN
- a CDS encoding LUD domain-containing protein; its protein translation is MVEWDKLADNESLQNSIANLEKNGISVFVVNSGVEAKAKVMELIPQGAEVMNMSSTTLEQIGINKEFAETSTYISVRKQLLAMDRKTQSREMLKIGAAPEWAIGSVHAITENGEIIIASQTGSQLPAYAYGATHVIWVAGTQKIVSHLEQGFKRVYEYCLILESERAKKAYGASGSSVNKMLVINKEITAGRIQLVLVKEKLGF